One Pseudomonas sp. FP1742 genomic window carries:
- a CDS encoding winged helix-turn-helix domain-containing protein, whose product MNSLREINSDTVLRFGPYAFHPHQRLILDGDRPLRMGGRALDILQVLVERAGAVVSKETLIARVWPTSVVEEINLRVHIAALRRALGDGQSGQRYIVNIPQRGYSFVAPVQHDRADTPVLVETVHRPQHNLPARLTPVTGRDSIVGSVVRQLPVRRFMTLIGPAGIGKTTVALRVAELLLQHYRDGVWMVDLSAIDDPSQLVDHLSRTLELDVGAKALAQRHALVVLDNCEHLLERCRTVVDDLLASAPRLSILATSREPLRAAGETLLRVPPLTVPPASAIYSVDEAMGYSAVQLLVSRARARQQGFALRQQDLKAVREICRRLDGLPLAIELAAAQIDALALVGLQAQLGNCFQLLSQGRRTAVPRHQNLKAALDWSYERLSPLEQIVLQRLAVFKMAFTLDAAIGVISGAMLLPASLVNVVESLANKSLLSVEQGNGVTRYRFLNTTRTYALEKLENSGYLRAFELRYERYISRAHWTSVGQVVLQFVE is encoded by the coding sequence ATGAACAGCCTAAGAGAGATAAACAGCGATACGGTGCTGCGGTTCGGGCCCTACGCTTTTCACCCGCACCAACGGCTGATCCTGGACGGTGATCGGCCACTGCGCATGGGCGGGCGCGCCCTGGATATTTTGCAGGTGCTGGTCGAGCGCGCCGGTGCGGTGGTCAGTAAAGAGACGCTGATTGCCCGCGTCTGGCCGACGTCGGTGGTCGAGGAAATCAACCTGCGCGTCCACATCGCCGCCCTGCGTCGAGCGCTCGGCGATGGGCAGAGCGGGCAGCGCTACATCGTTAACATTCCTCAACGCGGTTATAGCTTCGTCGCCCCGGTGCAGCACGACAGGGCGGATACGCCGGTGCTGGTCGAAACTGTGCACAGGCCTCAACACAATCTGCCTGCGCGACTCACACCGGTGACCGGTCGTGACTCGATTGTCGGCAGCGTGGTCCGGCAGTTGCCGGTTCGACGCTTCATGACCCTGATCGGCCCTGCTGGCATCGGCAAGACCACCGTGGCGTTGCGCGTGGCCGAGTTGCTGTTGCAGCACTATCGGGATGGTGTGTGGATGGTTGACCTGTCGGCCATCGATGACCCGTCGCAGCTTGTCGATCATCTGTCGCGCACCCTGGAACTGGATGTCGGCGCCAAGGCGTTGGCGCAACGGCATGCCTTGGTGGTGCTCGACAATTGCGAACACCTGCTCGAACGTTGCAGGACAGTGGTGGACGATCTGTTGGCCTCGGCGCCTCGACTGTCGATCCTCGCCACCAGTCGCGAACCGCTGCGAGCAGCGGGGGAAACGCTGCTGCGGGTACCGCCCCTGACGGTGCCGCCAGCCTCGGCGATTTATAGCGTGGACGAGGCCATGGGGTATTCAGCGGTGCAGCTGTTGGTCAGCCGCGCCCGAGCCCGTCAGCAAGGGTTTGCCTTGCGCCAACAGGATCTGAAGGCTGTGCGTGAAATCTGTCGTCGGCTGGATGGCTTGCCCCTGGCCATTGAACTGGCGGCGGCGCAGATCGATGCATTGGCGCTGGTGGGGTTGCAAGCGCAACTGGGCAACTGTTTTCAGCTGTTGAGCCAAGGTCGACGCACCGCCGTGCCACGGCATCAGAATCTCAAAGCCGCACTGGACTGGAGCTATGAACGGCTGAGCCCGTTGGAACAGATCGTGTTGCAGCGGCTGGCGGTGTTCAAGATGGCGTTCACCCTGGACGCGGCGATTGGCGTGATCAGTGGCGCGATGTTGCTGCCCGCAAGCCTGGTCAACGTGGTGGAGAGTCTGGCGAATAAATCGCTGCTGTCGGTGGAGCAGGGCAACGGCGTGACGCGCTACCGTTTCCTCAATACCACGCGCACCTACGCCCTGGAGAAACTCGAAAACAGCGGTTACTTGCGTGCCTTCGAACTGCGTTATGAGCGCTACATCAGCCGGGCCCACTGGACATCAGTCGGACAGGTCGTGCTGCAATTCGTCGAGTAA
- a CDS encoding GlxA family transcriptional regulator, which yields MKTVAMVLFPNFLLLDMAGPMEVFSIANRYLQPADRYELSTIGTEHGPLRASNGVNVLADLHIDQANAHYDVLLVPGGPGAYNEKHPPLLNWLQGAISRADRYGSICTGAFVLGHAGLLDGFRVTTHWHYTERLIKGFPKAIVETDQIFVQDRSLITSGGVTAGIDLALAVVAQDHGKKVAQDVAKVLLVVMKRQGGQAQFSPLMAAVAPQETPITRVQKHVLEHLDEAFGIERMASLVNMSARHFARVFTREVNMTPMEFLQSARIDCARNLLETSDLPLKTVAYKSGFGSVRHMRFLFSEKLGLTPTQYREQFS from the coding sequence ATGAAAACCGTGGCAATGGTGTTGTTCCCAAACTTTCTCCTGCTCGACATGGCCGGTCCCATGGAGGTGTTTTCCATCGCCAATCGTTATCTGCAGCCGGCGGACCGTTACGAGTTGTCGACCATCGGCACCGAGCATGGCCCCTTGCGGGCTTCCAACGGCGTGAACGTGCTGGCCGATCTGCACATCGATCAGGCGAACGCACACTATGACGTGTTGCTGGTGCCGGGCGGGCCGGGGGCCTACAACGAAAAGCATCCGCCGCTGCTTAACTGGCTTCAGGGGGCCATCAGTCGTGCGGACCGATACGGGTCGATCTGCACCGGCGCGTTCGTGCTCGGGCATGCCGGGCTGCTGGACGGCTTTCGCGTGACCACTCACTGGCATTACACCGAACGGCTGATCAAGGGCTTTCCCAAGGCCATCGTCGAGACTGATCAGATTTTCGTCCAGGACCGCAGCCTCATCACCTCCGGCGGAGTCACCGCCGGCATCGACCTGGCGCTGGCGGTGGTTGCCCAGGACCACGGCAAGAAAGTCGCCCAGGATGTCGCCAAAGTGCTGCTGGTAGTGATGAAACGCCAAGGCGGGCAGGCGCAGTTCAGCCCGTTGATGGCGGCGGTGGCGCCCCAGGAAACGCCGATCACCCGGGTGCAGAAGCATGTGCTCGAACACCTCGACGAAGCGTTCGGCATCGAACGCATGGCCAGTCTGGTGAACATGAGTGCGCGGCACTTCGCCAGGGTTTTCACCCGGGAAGTGAACATGACGCCGATGGAGTTTCTGCAAAGCGCGCGCATCGATTGCGCCAGGAATCTGTTGGAAACCAGCGACTTGCCGCTCAAGACCGTGGCCTACAAAAGCGGTTTCGGCAGCGTGCGCCATATGCGCTTTCTGTTCAGTGAAAAGCTTGGCCTGACCCCCACCCAGTACCGTGAACAATTCAGCTAG